From Micromonospora rhizosphaerae, the proteins below share one genomic window:
- a CDS encoding SDR family oxidoreductase — MTTTIALITGANKGIGFATARQLGARGMIVLVGARDAARGREAERALRDGGANARFVPLDVTDEQSVAAAAKLVEQEYGHLDVLVNNAGIVRADGSALPSETTLGTLREVYETNVFGVVVLTNALLPLLGRAPAARIVNVSSEVGSIAVMTDPEGALFGLTSVPYPSSKAALNMVTAMYAKELRDTPIKVNAANPGYCATDLNHNSGFRTPEQGAEVSVHLATLPADGPSGLLWGYQMDAGGGYGVLPW, encoded by the coding sequence ATGACGACGACGATCGCCCTGATCACCGGGGCCAACAAGGGAATCGGATTCGCCACCGCCCGGCAGCTCGGCGCGCGGGGGATGATCGTGCTGGTCGGCGCGCGGGACGCGGCGCGGGGCCGGGAGGCGGAGCGAGCGCTGCGCGACGGCGGCGCGAACGCCCGGTTCGTGCCGCTGGACGTGACCGACGAGCAGTCGGTTGCCGCCGCGGCCAAGCTGGTCGAGCAGGAGTACGGCCACCTGGACGTGCTGGTCAACAACGCCGGCATCGTCCGGGCCGACGGTTCGGCGCTGCCGAGCGAGACCACCCTCGGCACGCTGCGCGAGGTGTACGAGACGAACGTCTTCGGGGTGGTCGTGCTGACCAACGCCCTCCTGCCGCTGCTGGGCAGGGCGCCGGCGGCGCGGATCGTGAACGTCTCCAGCGAGGTCGGCTCGATCGCGGTGATGACCGATCCGGAGGGCGCCCTGTTCGGGCTGACCTCGGTGCCGTACCCGTCGTCGAAGGCGGCGCTGAACATGGTCACCGCGATGTACGCCAAGGAACTGCGGGACACCCCGATCAAGGTGAACGCCGCCAACCCCGGCTACTGCGCGACGGATCTCAACCACAACAGCGGGTTCCGGACGCCGGAGCAGGGCGCCGAGGTGAGCGTGCACCTGGCGACGCTGCCGGCGGACGGGCCGAGCGGCCTGCTCTGGGGCTACCAGATGGACGCCGGCGGCGGCTACGGGGTGCTGCCCTGGTAA
- a CDS encoding helix-turn-helix transcriptional regulator has protein sequence MASSLPPSAVGRERPAEAGTGGTTLAGAGCGKLEGMTSSGLRRDELAAFLRSRRARLRPAEVGLPDGVRRRTPGLRRQEVAQLAGMSIDYYIRLEQGRGPHPSRQVLAALARALLLTRDERAYLFRIAGESPPPSAGPSREVTPGLRHLLDAMTETPAYLVDAAYDILAWNRLAAWFVGDLSAVPADERNMIRWMFRQPVPEAHWNDPETLRFVRTSIADLRAAYGRWPEDPAIAALVTELLGVSPRFAELWAEHDVAERRPVVKRVAHPELGPLEFECRVLHVPETDQRLIVYVPEPGSATQAAFHRLAERVRS, from the coding sequence ATGGCCTCGAGCCTGCCGCCGAGCGCGGTCGGTCGGGAGAGGCCCGCCGAGGCTGGGACCGGCGGTACCACCCTCGCCGGCGCCGGCTGCGGCAAGCTGGAGGGCATGACCAGTAGTGGCCTGCGACGCGACGAGCTGGCGGCCTTCCTGCGCAGCCGCCGCGCCCGGTTGCGCCCCGCCGAGGTCGGCCTCCCCGACGGGGTACGCCGCCGCACGCCCGGCCTGCGCCGGCAGGAGGTTGCCCAGCTCGCCGGGATGTCGATCGACTACTACATCCGGCTCGAACAGGGCCGCGGCCCGCACCCGTCCCGGCAGGTGCTCGCCGCGCTGGCCCGGGCGCTGCTGCTCACCCGCGACGAGCGGGCGTACCTGTTCCGGATCGCCGGGGAGAGCCCGCCCCCGTCGGCCGGGCCGAGCCGGGAGGTGACCCCGGGGCTGCGGCACCTGCTCGACGCGATGACCGAGACCCCGGCGTACCTGGTCGACGCCGCCTACGACATCCTGGCCTGGAACCGGCTGGCCGCGTGGTTCGTCGGCGACCTGTCGGCGGTGCCGGCCGATGAGCGGAACATGATCCGCTGGATGTTCCGCCAACCGGTCCCCGAGGCGCACTGGAACGACCCGGAGACGTTGCGGTTCGTCCGCACCTCGATCGCCGACCTGCGGGCCGCGTACGGGCGCTGGCCGGAAGATCCGGCGATCGCCGCGCTGGTCACCGAGCTGCTCGGCGTCTCGCCCCGGTTCGCCGAGCTGTGGGCCGAGCACGACGTGGCCGAGCGCCGCCCGGTGGTGAAGCGGGTGGCGCACCCGGAGCTCGGGCCGCTGGAGTTCGAGTGCCGGGTGCTGCACGTGCCGGAGACCGACCAGCGGCTGATCGTCTACGTCCCCGAGCCCGGGTCAGCCACCCAGGCGGCGTTCCACCGTCTCGCCGAACGCGTCCGCAGCTGA
- a CDS encoding aldo/keto reductase encodes MAANTIPDIPLNDGNTIPQLGFGVFQIDPKETAEAVGKALEIGYRHIDTAEMYGNEAEVGQAIRTSGLDRGEVFVTSKLSNAFHRPDDARTAFESTLQALKFDYVDLFLIHWPLPTLYDGDFVSTWKVLEEFQRDDRARSIGVSNFQVPHLGRLAAEAEVVPAVNQIEVHPYFRNEEVRAYDKAHSILTEAWSPIAQGKVLDDPTIVDIAQEVGRTPAQVVLRWHVQRGDIVFPKSVTPRRMEENFHIFDFELDDAAMDRINSLDKGEAGRQGPNPDTFDYLPA; translated from the coding sequence CGGCAACACCATCCCGCAGCTCGGCTTCGGCGTCTTCCAGATCGACCCGAAGGAGACCGCCGAGGCGGTCGGCAAGGCCCTGGAGATCGGCTACCGGCACATCGACACCGCCGAGATGTACGGCAACGAGGCCGAGGTGGGACAGGCGATCCGCACCTCCGGGCTGGACCGCGGCGAGGTCTTCGTCACCAGCAAGCTGAGCAACGCCTTCCACCGCCCGGACGACGCCCGCACGGCGTTCGAGTCGACGCTGCAGGCGTTGAAGTTCGACTACGTCGACCTGTTCCTCATCCACTGGCCGCTGCCCACCCTGTACGACGGCGACTTCGTCTCCACCTGGAAGGTGCTGGAGGAGTTCCAGCGCGATGATCGGGCCCGCTCGATCGGCGTGTCGAACTTCCAGGTGCCGCACCTGGGGCGGCTGGCCGCCGAGGCCGAGGTGGTGCCGGCGGTGAACCAGATCGAGGTGCACCCGTACTTCCGCAACGAGGAGGTGCGCGCGTACGACAAGGCGCACAGCATCCTCACCGAGGCGTGGTCGCCGATCGCCCAGGGCAAGGTGCTCGACGACCCGACCATCGTCGACATCGCGCAGGAGGTCGGCCGGACCCCGGCTCAGGTGGTGCTGCGCTGGCACGTGCAGCGCGGCGACATCGTCTTTCCGAAGTCGGTCACGCCGAGGCGGATGGAGGAGAACTTCCACATCTTCGACTTCGAGCTGGACGACGCGGCGATGGACCGGATCAACTCGCTGGACAAGGGCGAGGCCGGCCGTCAGGGGCCCAACCCGGACACCTTCGACTACCTGCCGGCGTAA